Proteins co-encoded in one Arthrobacter sp. ERGS1:01 genomic window:
- a CDS encoding TetR/AcrR family transcriptional regulator: MVKRGPYAKGVATKEDLLDAALEVVGRVGYGRSSVREIADEVGITHAGLMHHFGSKDVLFREVLRKRDEVSRARAVQAGIELGTPEQLTTTIRANADVPGLVQLYVRLSGEASEDGHAAHEFFAERYRELRQLAADRVRTFQAEGKLPTTLDAERIATLILAAADGLQLQWLYERDLDMPGHIDYMLEAMGLAQTSTADTPTNSDGL; this comes from the coding sequence ATGGTCAAGAGAGGTCCGTACGCCAAGGGTGTTGCAACGAAGGAAGATCTACTGGATGCCGCCCTGGAGGTCGTGGGTCGCGTCGGCTACGGTCGCAGTTCGGTGCGGGAGATTGCCGACGAAGTTGGCATCACGCACGCGGGGTTGATGCATCACTTCGGCTCCAAGGACGTCCTGTTTCGGGAGGTTCTGAGGAAGCGGGACGAGGTCTCCCGTGCCCGGGCGGTGCAAGCGGGAATCGAGCTCGGCACACCCGAACAATTGACAACTACCATCCGTGCCAACGCCGATGTTCCCGGCCTGGTGCAACTCTACGTTCGGCTCTCCGGCGAAGCGAGCGAGGATGGCCATGCGGCCCATGAGTTCTTCGCCGAGCGGTATCGCGAGCTGAGACAGCTTGCCGCCGATCGCGTCCGTACTTTTCAAGCCGAAGGTAAGCTGCCGACCACGTTGGACGCCGAACGAATCGCCACACTGATTCTCGCTGCCGCCGATGGGCTCCAACTGCAGTGGCTCTACGAACGCGACCTGGATATGCCGGGCCATATCGATTACATGCTGGAAGCCATGGGTCTCGCGCAAACGTCCACCGCAGACACACCCACGAACTCGGACGGCCTCTAG
- a CDS encoding MFS transporter, with the protein MPGRNYLLAAALLASVLASLDLFVVNLAFASISESFPVATPQTMSWILNAYGIAFAALLVPSGRLADRFGRLRLFRLGLVLFGAGSLLAALAPGVAVLIGARGIQGGGAALIVPTSLALLLGQYQRPQHKKMVSIWSASGSVAAAGGPVLGGLLSEYDWRWIFVINVPIAILALLLTTFLKEEPRQETRTPDLFGVALLAVAIGALVTALSYVSNWGFASPGLWGTVTVSIGTIVWFVRRCLNHASPAVDLRVFRTTSFSVAAVGMAGFYIGFAVMLLGGSLFLTNVWAWSPVIAGLGFSVGPGTAVVAALIAGRTRRAPRWLAGLGSVLFVLGGTLWYFLLNDGHNSIPVMFAGLALTGAGAGIAQTGFLAGGVSGLQPDSYAAGTGVLNTARQIGSALGVAALIAIVGAGTTASSYRFAWIVLASSGLVGILSALLIREQFNDPVTSAEDGEIESVSPL; encoded by the coding sequence GTGCCCGGACGTAACTACTTGTTGGCGGCAGCTCTGCTCGCCAGCGTTCTAGCCTCACTGGACCTCTTCGTCGTCAACCTTGCATTCGCCTCGATCAGTGAGAGCTTCCCAGTCGCCACACCACAGACAATGTCGTGGATTCTGAATGCCTATGGGATCGCGTTCGCAGCGCTGCTCGTTCCCTCAGGCCGCCTCGCGGATCGCTTCGGGCGTCTTCGACTGTTCCGCCTCGGGCTGGTGTTGTTCGGCGCCGGGTCGCTCCTGGCTGCGTTGGCCCCTGGCGTTGCCGTTCTAATCGGTGCCCGGGGAATCCAAGGCGGAGGTGCTGCCCTGATCGTGCCCACGAGCCTCGCGCTGCTGTTGGGACAGTACCAGCGGCCGCAGCACAAGAAAATGGTGTCAATCTGGAGCGCCAGCGGCTCCGTGGCCGCGGCAGGTGGGCCAGTGCTTGGCGGACTGCTGTCCGAGTATGACTGGCGATGGATTTTTGTCATCAATGTGCCCATCGCGATCCTTGCGCTGCTCCTCACCACCTTCCTAAAAGAGGAACCGCGGCAAGAGACGAGGACGCCCGATCTTTTCGGGGTAGCCCTGCTCGCCGTCGCGATTGGAGCTTTAGTTACGGCGTTGTCCTACGTCAGCAACTGGGGCTTCGCCAGTCCGGGGCTGTGGGGAACGGTTACCGTGAGTATCGGGACAATCGTCTGGTTCGTCCGGCGGTGCCTGAACCACGCCTCGCCCGCCGTCGATCTACGGGTATTTCGAACGACGTCGTTCTCCGTCGCCGCCGTGGGCATGGCCGGCTTCTATATCGGATTCGCGGTCATGCTACTCGGCGGAAGCCTGTTCCTCACCAATGTCTGGGCATGGAGCCCAGTCATCGCCGGGCTTGGCTTTTCCGTGGGGCCCGGAACCGCAGTCGTGGCCGCGCTGATCGCCGGCAGGACGCGCCGGGCGCCGCGCTGGCTGGCAGGGCTGGGCAGTGTGCTTTTCGTCCTCGGCGGGACGCTGTGGTACTTCCTCCTCAACGACGGGCATAACTCCATTCCCGTGATGTTCGCCGGTCTCGCACTGACCGGAGCCGGTGCCGGCATAGCACAAACCGGATTTCTCGCCGGGGGAGTCAGCGGCCTGCAGCCGGATTCCTACGCCGCCGGCACCGGAGTGCTCAATACCGCCCGGCAGATCGGCAGCGCACTCGGCGTCGCTGCCCTGATCGCGATTGTCGGAGCCGGAACCACCGCGTCCAGCTACCGCTTCGCGTGGATTGTCTTGGCTAGCTCGGGCCTTGTCGGCATCCTGTCCGCACTACTTATCCGGGAGCAGTTCAACGATCCGGTCACATCGGCGGAAGATGGAGAGATCGAATCCGTATCGCCCCTCTAA
- a CDS encoding ParB family protein: MKAKRSPSFSLSLPVETADQVRAVQQAVGAQEGYASVNDLLTAAVNREFRRLQRKHNGGKPWPGIPAGVIRPGMRTKEETRGSGK; the protein is encoded by the coding sequence ATGAAGGCTAAACGGTCCCCGAGTTTTAGCCTGTCCCTGCCCGTCGAAACCGCGGATCAGGTACGTGCCGTGCAACAAGCTGTGGGAGCCCAGGAAGGCTATGCCTCCGTCAACGATCTCCTGACAGCGGCGGTGAATCGGGAGTTTCGCCGGCTACAACGCAAACACAACGGCGGTAAGCCCTGGCCGGGGATCCCGGCCGGAGTCATCCGGCCAGGCATGCGCACCAAAGAAGAAACCCGGGGAAGTGGGAAATAG
- a CDS encoding nuclear transport factor 2 family protein has protein sequence MLSCLTDDVEWTVYGAYRLTGKEAYDNEIENPAFMGSPTLTITRMVEANDVVMAELTGEVRRASGNPTRMAVAEVFVMREALIAERHAYVIEIKRNDYR, from the coding sequence ATCCTGTCCTGCCTGACCGACGACGTCGAGTGGACCGTCTACGGCGCCTACCGCCTGACCGGTAAGGAGGCCTACGACAACGAGATCGAGAATCCTGCCTTCATGGGCAGCCCCACGCTCACCATCACCCGGATGGTCGAGGCGAACGACGTCGTGATGGCCGAGCTGACAGGGGAGGTCCGGCGCGCGAGCGGGAACCCCACGCGGATGGCTGTGGCGGAAGTGTTCGTCATGCGCGAGGCCCTTATCGCTGAGCGGCATGCCTACGTCATCGAGATAAAACGCAACGATTACAGGTGA
- a CDS encoding glycoside hydrolase family 1 protein codes for MSPTFHLPDDFLWGASTAAHQIEGMNVNSDFWAHEHSGLLQERFTDMSGDACDSYHRWREDMDLLAGFGFTDYRFSIEWARIEPAPGEFSNAEIAHYRRMVEGAIERGLRPMLTLHHFTVPRWFDEQGGWESENAVGLFGRFVEAAAPIFASNVDRICTINEPNMVARFAAVRKAVLAGNDWENSGTGGYDEPTTVALIKAHRRAVEVIRSLTPHIQVGWSVAIANYHAVDGADMKAAELASRTRDIFVLAAAGDQWIGVQAYTRAFVGPEGQLPVPEGAQKTLTGWEYYPPALGESIRTVARLVPGTPIIVTENGIAESDDTRRIAYTSGALQGLRDALADGVDIRGYYHWSALDNYEWGSYLPTFGLIAVDRKTFERKPKPSAAWLGAAGQSRSLDLSSENAN; via the coding sequence ATGTCTCCCACCTTCCATCTTCCCGACGACTTTCTCTGGGGTGCCTCAACCGCGGCCCACCAGATCGAGGGCATGAATGTCAACAGTGACTTCTGGGCCCACGAGCACAGCGGCCTACTCCAGGAACGATTTACAGACATGAGTGGTGACGCCTGCGACAGCTACCATCGCTGGCGTGAAGACATGGACCTGTTGGCGGGGTTTGGCTTTACCGACTACAGGTTCAGCATCGAATGGGCGCGCATCGAACCAGCACCCGGCGAGTTCTCCAACGCCGAGATCGCCCACTACCGTCGCATGGTGGAGGGAGCCATTGAACGAGGGCTTCGCCCAATGCTGACGCTTCATCACTTCACCGTTCCCCGGTGGTTCGATGAGCAGGGCGGATGGGAATCCGAGAATGCAGTTGGTCTCTTTGGGCGCTTCGTCGAGGCGGCAGCCCCCATTTTCGCCAGCAACGTTGACCGCATTTGCACCATCAACGAACCCAACATGGTGGCGAGGTTTGCCGCGGTCCGCAAGGCGGTCTTGGCGGGCAACGATTGGGAAAATTCCGGAACCGGCGGATACGACGAGCCCACCACCGTGGCCTTGATCAAGGCCCACCGTCGAGCCGTTGAAGTAATCAGGAGCCTCACGCCCCACATCCAGGTCGGGTGGTCGGTCGCCATCGCCAACTACCACGCAGTCGATGGCGCGGACATGAAAGCGGCAGAATTAGCATCCCGCACTCGGGATATTTTCGTCCTCGCCGCCGCCGGTGACCAGTGGATTGGCGTGCAAGCCTACACCCGTGCGTTTGTCGGGCCCGAGGGGCAACTGCCGGTTCCCGAAGGCGCACAAAAGACACTCACCGGCTGGGAGTACTACCCTCCGGCCCTCGGAGAATCCATTCGCACCGTTGCCCGCCTCGTGCCGGGAACACCCATCATCGTGACCGAAAACGGCATCGCCGAAAGCGACGACACCCGCAGAATCGCCTACACATCAGGTGCTCTCCAGGGGTTGCGCGATGCGTTGGCCGACGGCGTCGACATCCGCGGCTACTACCACTGGAGCGCCCTGGACAACTACGAGTGGGGAAGCTATCTCCCGACCTTCGGACTAATTGCCGTCGACAGGAAAACCTTCGAGCGGAAGCCAAAACCATCCGCGGCATGGCTCGGCGCCGCCGGCCAGTCCCGGTCCCTTGACCTGTCCAGCGAAAACGCCAACTGA
- a CDS encoding winged helix-turn-helix transcriptional regulator: MVLRSDWSERPCPIARGINAVGDPWVLLILRELVAGVYRFDQIREQIGAAENILAKRLKHMVEEGLAVRAPYQDGSQRRFEYFPTQAGADALPILHAYSLWAEKHTPSESHGSRLGIICRGCGQESSTGESCSNCGVGLTTKTVSWIRPTDEDHSPRPLTDLVV; this comes from the coding sequence ATGGTCCTGCGTTCTGATTGGTCGGAGAGGCCTTGTCCGATCGCCCGAGGCATCAATGCTGTCGGTGATCCTTGGGTGCTGCTGATCTTGCGTGAACTTGTCGCGGGAGTGTACCGCTTTGATCAGATCCGCGAACAGATCGGTGCCGCTGAAAACATTCTGGCGAAACGCTTGAAGCACATGGTCGAGGAAGGACTGGCGGTGCGCGCGCCCTACCAGGACGGCAGTCAGCGCCGATTCGAATACTTCCCCACCCAGGCCGGCGCCGACGCGTTACCAATCTTGCACGCGTACTCGCTCTGGGCGGAAAAGCACACTCCGAGCGAGAGCCATGGGAGCCGTCTCGGCATCATTTGCCGCGGCTGTGGGCAGGAAAGCTCCACCGGGGAATCCTGTAGCAATTGCGGCGTGGGGCTGACAACGAAGACCGTTTCATGGATTCGGCCCACCGATGAGGACCACTCACCCCGGCCACTCACCGATTTGGTGGTCTGA
- a CDS encoding glutaredoxin family protein gives MAVTIYSKPAGGFGYTKTRELFNAAGIENVLVDITTNAAALEYVSEKRGYSQAPVVVYEREGTVNHWSGLNPPEIKKIITIEQAA, from the coding sequence ATGGCTGTCACCATCTACTCGAAGCCCGCAGGTGGCTTTGGTTACACCAAGACCAGGGAACTCTTTAACGCTGCCGGCATCGAAAACGTCTTGGTAGACATCACCACCAACGCTGCCGCCCTGGAGTACGTCTCCGAAAAACGCGGCTATTCCCAGGCCCCGGTCGTCGTCTACGAACGTGAGGGCACTGTCAATCACTGGTCGGGTCTGAACCCGCCGGAGATCAAGAAAATCATCACCATCGAGCAAGCAGCCTAG
- a CDS encoding response regulator transcription factor, whose amino-acid sequence MNVVTAEESSVIRLALVGCDYLTGLGLSHILAGAPFLQIVGAVEKAQDALQLPGVGPLHLVLVEAGMGKAEAIRTCAELAAFPQSPRVVMLGNFDEQTTGELIMAGAAAILTPAGVTGDLPAILRVVHQGGVLIPGARGYPSAGAEESNETRRFKDSYARLSVRECAVANGIAEGLSNADLGRRLQLSEASIKVAVSQVMIKVGVRNRVQLAVLATKAQSN is encoded by the coding sequence ATGAATGTGGTGACCGCGGAGGAGTCGTCGGTTATTCGTCTGGCGTTAGTCGGTTGTGACTACCTCACCGGCTTGGGGTTGAGTCACATCCTGGCCGGGGCGCCGTTTCTTCAAATCGTGGGTGCGGTCGAAAAAGCGCAGGACGCTCTCCAGCTGCCGGGCGTTGGTCCTCTGCATCTGGTCTTGGTGGAGGCCGGCATGGGAAAGGCCGAGGCTATTCGGACGTGCGCAGAACTTGCCGCGTTCCCGCAATCGCCAAGGGTAGTGATGTTGGGCAATTTTGACGAACAGACTACCGGGGAACTGATCATGGCTGGGGCTGCAGCGATCCTTACCCCGGCGGGAGTGACGGGCGACCTGCCGGCAATATTGCGGGTGGTTCACCAAGGCGGGGTACTCATACCGGGTGCTCGGGGCTACCCCTCGGCCGGAGCTGAGGAGTCGAATGAAACCCGGCGGTTCAAGGACTCTTATGCCAGGCTTAGTGTCCGAGAATGCGCGGTGGCTAATGGGATCGCTGAGGGCTTGTCCAACGCGGACCTGGGACGCAGGCTTCAACTGAGCGAAGCCAGCATCAAAGTCGCGGTTTCTCAGGTCATGATCAAGGTGGGGGTTCGCAACCGTGTCCAGCTCGCCGTTCTTGCGACGAAAGCTCAATCCAACTAA